A genomic region of Bradyrhizobium sp. ORS 278 contains the following coding sequences:
- a CDS encoding GNAT family N-acetyltransferase has product MTIVTERLTLREWRDEDRAPFAAMSVDPAVMRYLRALPARQDSDRWIDFQIAHQAEHGFGFWVVEDRATGAFLGATGLFKVFFDAPFTPAVEIGWRLARPAWGRGIATEAARASLAIGFDQFALDEIIAYAAPANAASQNVMRKLGMIRDEASDFDHPRVEADSPLRRQVMYRLPREVWAASEMR; this is encoded by the coding sequence ATGACCATCGTCACCGAACGTCTCACCTTGCGCGAATGGCGCGATGAGGATCGCGCGCCGTTTGCGGCGATGTCGGTCGATCCAGCCGTGATGCGGTATCTGCGGGCGCTGCCGGCGCGACAGGACAGCGACCGGTGGATCGATTTTCAGATCGCGCATCAGGCCGAGCACGGCTTCGGCTTCTGGGTGGTCGAAGACCGCGCCACCGGCGCCTTCCTCGGCGCCACCGGATTGTTCAAGGTCTTCTTCGACGCCCCGTTCACGCCGGCGGTCGAGATTGGCTGGCGGCTCGCGCGACCGGCCTGGGGGCGGGGGATTGCAACGGAGGCGGCGCGCGCGTCGCTCGCCATCGGCTTCGATCAGTTCGCTCTCGACGAGATCATCGCCTACGCCGCGCCAGCCAATGCGGCCTCGCAGAATGTCATGCGCAAGCTCGGCATGATCCGGGACGAAGCCTCTGACTTCGATCATCCGCGCGTCGAAGCCGACAGCCCGCTGCGCCGGCAGGTGATGTACCGGCTGCCGCGCGAGGTATGGGCCGCAAGCGAGATGCGGTAG
- a CDS encoding catalase family protein — MIRAIVASVERTSATTFATYKHGLRQQHAKGVGYLRGELTVYEDLPSHLRQGLFAQPTRYPVIVRFSTALGAIKSDRIRVPRGFAIKVLGVSGAKALADDDTTSQDLLLVNHPSYIADARSYLEAQRKFERTKSLPDLAVRAVGLVSRVLLELSTLVRLPLPIIIKALGDPGHHILGETFHTEGAIRFGDFVARLRAVPVSPALRRLTGQPSHDGDDVVRQSVVSFFRTEPAEYELQAQLCTDLRHTPIEDSSIDWPEDFAPPQPIANIRLPAQVADSPARRAYVDDVLSFDPWRCLAAHQPLGSVMRMRRDVYRTSRVLRQQQNAALGLAPPNPTEPRDIAELPD; from the coding sequence ATGATCCGCGCCATCGTGGCGTCTGTCGAGCGCACAAGCGCCACTACCTTTGCCACTTACAAACATGGGCTCCGGCAGCAGCACGCAAAGGGCGTCGGCTATCTGCGCGGCGAGCTCACCGTCTATGAGGACCTTCCGAGTCATCTGCGCCAGGGCTTGTTCGCGCAACCCACGCGCTATCCCGTGATCGTGCGATTCTCGACGGCATTGGGCGCGATCAAGAGCGATCGGATCCGGGTGCCGCGCGGCTTCGCGATCAAGGTGCTGGGCGTGAGCGGCGCCAAGGCACTCGCCGACGACGACACCACCAGCCAGGACCTTCTGCTCGTCAATCATCCGAGCTATATCGCCGACGCGCGCAGCTACTTGGAGGCGCAGCGCAAATTCGAGCGTACCAAAAGTCTCCCCGACCTCGCTGTCCGGGCCGTTGGCCTCGTCTCGCGCGTGCTGCTCGAGCTATCAACACTCGTCCGCCTGCCGTTGCCAATCATCATCAAGGCGCTCGGCGATCCCGGACATCATATTCTTGGCGAGACGTTTCACACCGAGGGCGCGATCCGCTTCGGGGATTTTGTGGCGCGGCTGCGGGCTGTTCCGGTTTCACCCGCGCTTCGTCGTCTCACGGGGCAGCCCAGTCACGACGGCGACGATGTGGTGCGGCAATCCGTCGTCTCGTTCTTCCGGACGGAGCCTGCCGAGTACGAGCTGCAGGCACAGCTTTGCACCGACCTGCGGCACACCCCGATCGAGGACTCCTCAATCGACTGGCCTGAAGACTTCGCGCCACCGCAGCCGATCGCCAATATCAGGCTTCCGGCGCAGGTTGCTGACAGTCCCGCCCGCCGCGCCTATGTCGACGACGTGCTCTCGTTCGACCCGTGGCGCTGCCTGGCCGCCCATCAGCCGCTCGGCTCTGTCATGCGGATGCGTCGCGACGTCTATCGAACCTCGCGAGTCCTGCGCCAGCAGCAGAATGCGGCGCTCGGCCTCGCGCCACCCAATCCGACGGAGCCGCGCGACATCGCGGAGCTGCCCGACTGA
- a CDS encoding LON peptidase substrate-binding domain-containing protein, giving the protein MRDFRDAKVMAQTLRECLTTQSITISHSHSLELVSRMFGLADWNTLSALIKAADGAKLTRPPVIQAEIQRRPALPLRDFVPFPGATHPLFVGRAKTINALNDAFTKQSDVVIALQKQQAVDEPSLADLHEIGLRADLIELTPLPDGTLKVQVRIIRRVRVRAFSSDASAYQAEISDISEDSAADAPDLILRAVTRFERYAAIRNIRLPDGWPPFGEGRHPGRVADLIAALVLLPLAHKYELLAVLDPVKRLELVETLLDVTARPLSSALQATRQRAIANARDRRHRHATLEHLLLALLDDDSAAAVMRSCRASLAQLRTKTRLYVDTELSHLATEDDDIAQPTDAFRRVNDRAALAAQEVGYPLVTGANTLLALFPETRSPAARLLAEHGVTMVRAAKAVADGVGKEEA; this is encoded by the coding sequence ATGCGCGATTTTCGCGATGCCAAGGTCATGGCACAGACACTGCGCGAGTGCCTGACCACCCAATCCATCACCATCAGCCATAGCCACAGCCTGGAGCTGGTCTCACGGATGTTCGGCCTGGCCGACTGGAACACACTGTCCGCGCTGATCAAGGCCGCTGACGGCGCCAAGCTGACGCGGCCGCCGGTCATTCAGGCCGAGATACAGCGGCGTCCGGCCCTTCCGCTGCGCGACTTCGTCCCGTTTCCAGGCGCCACCCACCCGCTGTTCGTCGGGCGCGCCAAGACGATCAATGCGCTCAACGACGCCTTTACGAAACAGAGCGATGTCGTGATCGCGCTGCAGAAGCAGCAAGCGGTGGACGAGCCCAGCCTGGCTGATCTGCATGAGATCGGGCTGCGCGCCGACCTGATCGAGCTCACGCCGCTGCCCGACGGCACGCTGAAGGTGCAGGTCCGCATCATCAGGCGCGTCCGGGTCAGGGCGTTCAGCAGCGACGCCAGCGCCTACCAAGCCGAAATCTCCGACATCAGCGAGGACAGCGCGGCCGATGCGCCGGATCTCATCCTGCGCGCCGTCACGCGCTTCGAGCGCTACGCCGCGATCCGCAACATCCGCCTGCCCGACGGCTGGCCGCCGTTCGGCGAGGGCCGCCACCCCGGCCGCGTCGCCGACCTCATCGCCGCGCTGGTGCTGCTGCCGCTCGCGCACAAATACGAGCTGCTGGCGGTGCTCGATCCGGTCAAGCGCCTGGAGCTGGTCGAGACGCTGCTCGATGTGACGGCGCGACCGCTGTCGTCGGCGCTGCAGGCGACACGGCAGCGTGCGATCGCAAACGCGCGCGACCGCCGGCATCGCCATGCCACGCTCGAGCATCTGCTGCTGGCGTTGCTCGACGACGACAGCGCCGCAGCCGTGATGCGAAGCTGCCGCGCGAGCCTGGCGCAGTTGCGGACCAAGACACGGCTTTATGTGGACACGGAGCTCAGCCATCTCGCCACCGAGGATGACGACATCGCGCAGCCGACCGATGCGTTCCGACGCGTCAACGACCGCGCCGCGCTCGCCGCCCAGGAGGTCGGCTACCCGCTCGTCACCGGCGCCAACACGCTGCTCGCGCTGTTCCCGGAAACCCGCAGCCCGGCCGCACGCCTGCTCGCCGAGCACGGCGTGACCATGGTGCGGGCCGCCAAGGCGGTGGCCGACGGCGTGGGCAAGGAGGAGGCCTGA
- a CDS encoding acetyl-CoA acetyltransferase, whose product MTASIVGWAHTPFGKFDAETVESLVVKVANEALADAGIAAGDVDEIVLGHFNAGFSPQDFTASLVLQADPALRFKPATRVENACATGSAAVHQGIRAIAAGAAKIVLVVGVEQMTRTPGPEIGKNLLKASYLPEDGDTVGGFAGVFGKIAQGYFQKYGDQSDALALIAAKNHKNGVANPFAQMRKDFGFEFCRSESEKNPYVAGPLKRTDCSLVSDGAAALVLTDSETAKKFAKAVNVRATAHAQDFLPMSKRDILAFEGCTVAWQRALEKAGVTLSDLSFVETHDCFTVAELIEYEAMGLTPRGQGARAIKEGWTLKDGKLPVNPSGGLKAKGHPIGATGVSMHVMTAMQLTGTAPEGMQLPNAKLGGIFNMGGAAVANYVSILEPAK is encoded by the coding sequence ATGACCGCCAGCATCGTCGGATGGGCGCATACGCCGTTCGGAAAGTTCGACGCCGAGACCGTCGAGAGCCTCGTCGTCAAGGTCGCCAATGAGGCGCTGGCGGATGCCGGCATTGCGGCCGGCGACGTCGACGAGATCGTGCTCGGCCATTTCAATGCCGGCTTCTCGCCCCAGGACTTCACCGCCTCGCTGGTGCTGCAGGCCGATCCGGCGCTGCGCTTCAAGCCGGCGACGCGGGTCGAGAACGCCTGCGCCACCGGTTCTGCTGCCGTCCACCAGGGCATCCGCGCCATCGCGGCCGGTGCCGCGAAGATCGTCCTCGTCGTCGGCGTCGAGCAGATGACGCGGACGCCGGGTCCGGAGATCGGCAAGAACCTGCTGAAAGCCTCCTACCTGCCGGAGGACGGCGACACCGTCGGCGGCTTCGCCGGCGTGTTCGGCAAGATCGCGCAGGGCTATTTCCAGAAATATGGCGACCAGTCCGATGCGCTGGCGCTGATCGCCGCCAAGAACCACAAGAACGGCGTCGCCAACCCGTTCGCGCAGATGCGCAAGGATTTCGGCTTCGAGTTCTGCCGCTCCGAGAGCGAGAAGAACCCGTACGTCGCCGGCCCCCTGAAGCGCACGGACTGCTCGCTGGTCTCCGACGGCGCCGCCGCGCTGGTGTTGACCGACAGCGAGACCGCCAAGAAATTCGCCAAGGCGGTGAACGTCCGCGCGACCGCGCATGCGCAGGACTTCCTGCCGATGAGCAAGCGCGACATCCTCGCCTTCGAGGGCTGCACGGTGGCCTGGCAGCGTGCGCTGGAGAAGGCCGGCGTCACGCTGTCCGATCTCTCCTTCGTCGAGACCCATGACTGCTTCACCGTCGCCGAGCTGATCGAGTACGAGGCGATGGGCCTCACGCCCAGGGGGCAGGGTGCCCGCGCCATCAAGGAAGGCTGGACGCTCAAGGACGGCAAGCTGCCGGTCAATCCCTCCGGCGGCCTCAAGGCCAAGGGCCACCCGATCGGCGCCACCGGCGTCTCGATGCACGTGATGACCGCCATGCAGCTCACCGGCACGGCGCCCGAGGGCATGCAGCTCCCCAACGCCAAGCTCGGCGGCATCTTCAACATGGGCGGCGCCGCGGTGGCGAACTACGTCTCGATCCTGGAGCCGGCGAAGTAG
- a CDS encoding DinB family protein, which produces MPADLVQTFRAFAYNNAWANHRLLTACGQLGAAEFAAERTGFFPSLQKTLNHIYIIDLFYIDALEGGWLGPMAWQNEVPFPRLSDLVRAQGAMDRRLIDFCETLTPARLDETVRINRETRVQNERCDRLLLHLFQHDIHHRGQAHAMLSATSVKPPQLDEFFPADDAGLRAKDFAELGFSEEKVWKP; this is translated from the coding sequence ATGCCCGCCGATCTCGTCCAGACGTTTCGTGCTTTCGCGTATAACAATGCCTGGGCCAATCACCGGCTCTTGACCGCTTGCGGCCAACTCGGCGCCGCGGAGTTCGCCGCCGAGCGCACCGGCTTCTTCCCGAGCCTGCAGAAGACGCTCAACCACATCTACATCATCGACCTGTTCTATATCGACGCGCTGGAGGGCGGCTGGCTCGGCCCGATGGCCTGGCAGAACGAGGTTCCGTTCCCGCGACTGTCCGATCTGGTGCGAGCGCAGGGCGCCATGGATCGCCGCCTGATCGACTTCTGCGAGACGCTGACGCCGGCCCGGCTCGACGAGACCGTGCGCATCAACCGCGAGACCCGCGTCCAGAACGAGCGCTGCGACCGCCTGCTGCTGCACCTGTTCCAGCACGACATCCACCACCGCGGCCAGGCCCATGCGATGCTGTCGGCAACATCCGTGAAGCCGCCGCAGCTGGATGAATTCTTCCCGGCCGATGATGCCGGCCTGCGGGCGAAGGATTTCGCCGAGCTGGGGTTCAGCGAGGAGAAGGTGTGGAAGCCGTAG
- a CDS encoding NAD-binding protein, whose protein sequence is MTEHSIIIGYGRVGRLVGEALQQRGQAFLAVETSEDILKQLKDAGIESISGNAARSNVLRATNPTAAHALVIVNSEAFEAGQIVPPTRRCTSWRARIRTPRSGI, encoded by the coding sequence TTGACGGAGCACTCCATTATCATCGGCTATGGCCGCGTCGGCCGCCTGGTCGGCGAGGCGCTGCAGCAGCGCGGTCAAGCGTTCCTCGCAGTGGAGACCTCCGAGGATATCCTGAAGCAGTTGAAGGACGCCGGCATCGAGTCCATCAGCGGCAATGCCGCCCGCAGCAACGTGCTACGCGCGACCAATCCAACGGCCGCGCATGCGCTCGTCATCGTCAATTCCGAAGCCTTCGAGGCCGGCCAGATCGTGCCCCCAACCCGGCGCTGCACATCGTGGCGCGCGCGCATTCGGACGCCGAGGTCGGGCATCTGA